The window TGCCTAGGAGAAAAACATGAAGTTCATCTTTTGAGAGGGGACACAACATTCAAACCTGCAAAATTTAACTAAAGAAAGaaggttaaaaaaaatggtGGTTACTGCTGAAAGATCGAGCCAGCGAGCCTTAGTGGATCTGGATAGCGCCGAATCGTAATCCGTCCACTTCTGCAAGCGGGAAGTATTCGCTGCTCTGTGAATACCAGCCTGACGCATTACCCTCCGACTTTAGAGAGACCAAGTGAGCCAAGCTTTCGCTCGACCCACACAGCCTACTCACAGCTTGGACTGGGCAGCTCAGAAACATGCCAACACCAGACCCGACTCGTGAACCGAACCAGTGTTCCACCATCTTATTATTCGTCCCCACTCGGGTTACAAGCTCTCGTTACTTAGCTCGACGTTGAATATGTGGTCTCGTTTGATATTACCTAGCTCGACGTTGAACATGTGGTTTCGTttgatatataaacaaacacaaaaggTGTAAGAGTGACCGATGTGGGATAAAAAGACTTCAATTAGTTTTGattcattaattatattattctattTGGGCCAAAGCCTTATTGTGAGGTCTATAATAGACTATTGAAAAGCCCGATAGCGAGAATGTGgctggaagaagaaaacgtaACTATAAAATCAATCACTACTATACTAACACGTTGAAAAGGAAATTgctaaaaaaattggaaattgaTGACATTAGATAAGAATATTTTACTGTTACCATTATAACAGCGGTCAGACAtgaagatttggttttttttttttatttaccggATATTGGTAGCCTAGGCCCATGTCGGCGCTGATCCACCATATCTGTTTCTAAAACTTGATCCAATTGCTACCGTGCGCACAACTCACCGCCGTCCACGTTAGCACTCCAAACCCTTTCGCACGtaaacctctctctctatctgccTGTCTCTGTCGGTCACTcctcacctctctctctctctctctctctctcactcgccGGGAAAATTTTTATTCAATAGTTTCATTCGTCCGGTTACCTAATTGAATCTTCCGTTTGCTCAAGTCAAACCTTTTATAAGAGATCACGATTTCAGAATGGGAATTCAATTCGTTGACAAGGCAGATCTATGGAAGAGTGCTCTGTTGTTGAATCTTAAGCTCCGTGATCGATTTCGCATCGCCGTAGACGATCACCGTGGTCGATCGGCTGTTTTGTCCCCGGATGGTTACTTCTCTTCCACTATCCACCGCTGGCTGACTCGATTCCGGAACTTTCGCCGTGAATCTCTCCCTTCTCCTCCCGCTTTTTATCGCCGACGAGGTTTTTAAATCATCTCTACCTCTTTATTGGATCTCTGTTATTTGGTTCTGTGAATTTGTCTACGTTTATCTTGTTGGATTCTGGGTGACTCTTTTGTAATTGCAGTTTCTAAAGATTTAACGGCAGAAGAAGAGTCAGCTCTATTCCGGATGCTTCAAGCTGTGGCTATTCCCCTCATTGGAAATGCTTGTCATGTTTTCATGAATGGTTTCAACCGTGTTCAGGTTTGAACATCTTAGATTTAGTGATTCCTTAAAGTTTCATTCTTATCTTCTGTCGTGTTCTTAGATTAGTGTCTTTTTAGGTGTATGGATTAGAGAAATTCCATGATGCTTTACTCAACAGACCAAAGAACAAGCCTCTTGTAACGGTACGAGTTAACTTATGTTCTGGTATGTTGTTAGAGAAACCTGCTTGTATTCTGACACCGATGAGTTTCCAAAATCATCTTCAGGTTAGCAATCATGTTGCATCTGTGGATGATCCATTTGTCATTGCTTCGCTACTTCCACCTAAACTTCTACTTGATGCCCGTAATTTGAGGTGGACGCTTTGTGCTACGGATAGATGTTTTAAAAACCCTGTAACTTCAGCTTTCTTTCGATCTGTCAAAGTTTTACCAGTTTCTCGTGGTGAAGGAATTTATCAGCAGGTAAACATAtgcttttcttgatttttactTGCTGTTTTatctaaattcaaatttactGATGGAAACAAGTGTGATATGTTCTGCAGGGAATGGACATTGCGATTTCTAAACTAAACAATGGAGGGTGGGTTCACATCTTTCCAGAAGGCAGTCGCTCTCGGGATGGTGGAAAGACTATGGGCTCAGCGAAGAGGGGTATCGGAAGGTGTTTCTTATGTGCTTTGTATTTAGTTCCCTTATATGATGTGTGTCTTATCATTTTATTCTATAACAACGAGCTAAACATCGAATATACTTCCTTTTAGGTTGATTTTGGATGCAGATACTCTCCCCATGGTTGTTCCATTTGTGCATACTGGTATGCAAGATATAATGCCAGTTGGAGCCAGTGTTCCTCGGATTGGCAAGACAGTGAGTATTTCTAAGTCTCCAAAAGAAAATAGTCTCCTTGTTTGTGGGCTTCGATCTCTTAATAGTTTGATGCATAACTATCTCTGCTCGTCCGAAATTAGAAAATCAATAACAAACCATAACTTTCAGGGTAGTTGCCTCGATCTAGATTGGCAAGCCTTATATACAGACCCCTCATAACTTTCTTTTATTGATCTTGATTTGAGTGATATCTAAATATAATTAGTGCTTTAAGAAAGAATGGATCTGTAAATAATTGGGGGTTTCATATTTTGAGTATTTGCAAATGTAATGTCCATGAAGGGGTATAGAGTTCAAATGCAAGACAGTATGTAGTGCTACCAATCTGTCATTAGGTTATTACATTGCTTAATGTATTTGCAATCTTTATTATAAGTTAGGAACCTTAAACATTTTGCAGGTGACAGTGATCATTGGAGACCCTATTCACTTTAATGATATTCTCGGCACTGAAGGAGCCAAACACGTCTCGAGGAAACACTTGTATGATGCAGTCTCTTCCAGGATAGGACAAAGACTGTACGATTTAAAAGCACAAGTCGATAGAGTATCTCTAGAACAACAATCTATGATGTCACACGACGCCAAAACATCCTCTGAACGTGCTGCGGAGATCTTACATAGAGTCGATTGGGATTCGTTTGGGATGGGAGCACAGTTTTCAGAAGAATCATCAGCCAGCAGTAATAAACAGACTGCCCAAACCGATGATGGCAATGTCAGATATCCGAAAAGGGGAGCCTCATCTGAAGGAGGAGCGATCAGCTTGAAGATTAAGAAGTTCATGGACTCAACTGAGATGATGGGTTTCGCGGCTAGAGGTTTGTTTATGAACGAGTACAAGAGTTGGGGTGAATCTCCCAAAATCGGGCCTTTAAAGACATGGAAAGAGTATTTGGATGTGAATCTTATGAACCGTGGTGGACTACGACAAGATACACACACTTGCTAGTTAAAAACTCTTGTTAGGAATTTTAATTTAGATATTTTGCTTCAATAAAATCCCAGTTTTGCGAACCTTCCGATCATGAAAAAAAGACTGCACATAATATAAATTGATCAAGGATGGGATATATAACTTGGTGTAAAAACGACGCCGCTTCTTAGTAAGAATGACAACGTGGCACAGTCTAATTACAAGCAAACGACGCCGTTGGGGTTCATCATTATAAAACGAACGGTCGTGATTTAATCTCGGTTTCACGGATAAAAGTGTAGTCAGGTGCAATGACCAATGTAACCTCCAGATAATCGACGGCGGCAACTTCTCTTTTCTCGCTCCGGCTACTCCTAGAgaaaagaagatagagaaaGCTATGGCGGATGAAGAAGACGAGTTACCGGAGGAGACGGAACTAAGTTACGAACAGAAGAAGGAAATCGCAAAGTGGTTTCTCCTCAACGCTCCCGCTGGAGAAATCAATTACGTTGCCAAAGGTACTCATAGATACATATATTTACGTTTGGTGTTATCTTATTGTGTTCTGATGTGGCTCTGTTTTGTGGAATGCGGAATCGTATCTTCTCCCTctttaatttctattttgagGATCAATGTGGCGTGATTTGACATATTCGTTTCAATttctgggattttttttttgggatttccGACAGATTTAAAGGCGGTATTGAGCGATGAGGAAGTCTATAACGAAGCAGCCATGGAGGCATTCCCAGTGTACAACAAATCTCATATGATTTGTCTTGAAATGCCCAGTAGGGCTGGTGATGTGAGTTAACTAACGAAATTTATCTTTAAGAGTCTCTTAGTATTCTTAGCTAATTGGATCAGGTTCGAAAACATGTTGTTGAATTCTGTAACGTTATTATTGAATTGTGATCTCAGTTCTCTCTGTGTAAATATGACTGATGAACAAATACCTTTTGGATCACTAAGATAATTCAACTAGAGTTTGGTGATATGTGCCTCTCTTTTAT is drawn from Camelina sativa cultivar DH55 chromosome 1, Cs, whole genome shotgun sequence and contains these coding sequences:
- the LOC104712898 gene encoding tafazzin: MGIQFVDKADLWKSALLLNLKLRDRFRIAVDDHRGRSAVLSPDGYFSSTIHRWLTRFRNFRRESLPSPPAFYRRRVSKDLTAEEESALFRMLQAVAIPLIGNACHVFMNGFNRVQVYGLEKFHDALLNRPKNKPLVTVSNHVASVDDPFVIASLLPPKLLLDARNLRWTLCATDRCFKNPVTSAFFRSVKVLPVSRGEGIYQQGMDIAISKLNNGGWVHIFPEGSRSRDGGKTMGSAKRGIGRLILDADTLPMVVPFVHTGMQDIMPVGASVPRIGKTVTVIIGDPIHFNDILGTEGAKHVSRKHLYDAVSSRIGQRLYDLKAQVDRVSLEQQSMMSHDAKTSSERAAEILHRVDWDSFGMGAQFSEESSASSNKQTAQTDDGNVRYPKRGASSEGGAISLKIKKFMDSTEMMGFAARGLFMNEYKSWGESPKIGPLKTWKEYLDVNLMNRGGLRQDTHTC